One genomic region from Sciurus carolinensis chromosome 2, mSciCar1.2, whole genome shotgun sequence encodes:
- the Vapb gene encoding vesicle-associated membrane protein-associated protein B/C, which produces MAKVEQVLSLEPQHELKFRGPFTDVVTTNLKLGNPTDRNVCFKVKTTAPRRYCVRPNSGIIDAGASVNVSVMLQPFDYDPNEKSKHKFMVQSMFAPTDTSDMEAVWKEAKPEDLMDSKLRCVFELPAENDKPHDVEINKIISTTASKTEAPSVSKSLTTSLDDSEVKKVLEECKRLQGEVQRLREENKQFKEEDGLRMRKPVPSNSPIAALAAAGKEEGLSTRLLALVVLFFIVGVIIGKIAL; this is translated from the exons GTCCCTTCACTGATGTTGTCACCACCAACTTAAAGCTTGGCAACCCGACAGACCGAAACGTGTGCTTCAAGGTGAAGACCACTGCACCTCGTAGGTACTGCGTGCGGCCCAACAGCGGGATCATTGATGCCGGGGCCTCAGTCAATGTATCGG tgatgTTACAGCCTTTCGATTATGATCCCAATGAGAAAAGTAAACACAAGTTTATGGTTCAGTCTATGTTTGCTCCAACTGACACTTCTGATATGGAAGCAGTA tgGAAGGAGGCAAAACCAGAAGACCTTATGGATTCAAAACTTAGATGTGTGTTTGAATTGCCAGCAGAAAATGATAAACCA catgatgtagaaataaataaaattatatccacAACTGCGTCCAAGACAGAAGCACCGTCCGTGTCTAAATCTCTGACTACTTCTTTGGACGACTCTGAAGTTAAGAAAGTGCTGGAAGAGTGTAAGAGGCTGCAAGGGGAAGTCCAGAGGCTGCGGGAGGAGAACAAGCAGTTCAAG GAGGAAGACGGACTGCGGATGAGGAAGCCAGTGCCGAGCAACAGCCCCATCGCAGCCCTGGCGGCCGCCGGGAAGGAGGAGGGCCTCAGCACCCGGCTGCTGGCCCTGGTGGTCCTCTTCTTCATTGTCGGCGTCATCATAGGGAAGATCGCCTTGTAG